A region of the Apium graveolens cultivar Ventura chromosome 6, ASM990537v1, whole genome shotgun sequence genome:
GGGTCAAAATCTGGCTCGGGTTTTACAAAACTATCTAACATTTGAATAGGCCGTGTCGGATTTTTTCCCGGTAATGCCGGATTATTTTCGGATTCAACCTGAACCTTGATAACCTTTTTCGAATTTGACAAATTttatatgttattattattattattaaaattatcATTCTAACACAAAAACTTACATTTCAAGTAATTTATCATTCACCAACATGTATATTTTACATTTGTAATATGTAGAAATCTTGTATTTTAATAACGGACGTAAATCGTGATTTTTGGTACATCTGTAGTATATATTCAGATACAGTGTAACGTTATGTGCATGGCAAACCAGCTCGGACGACATACACGTGTTTAATAAGTTACTCTTTCTGTTTTTTATTATATGATATTTGATTTGTATGTACATATTTTTAAGTATTTTGACCgcatagttaaaataataatttttaattttttttgaataaaaatatataactaaaattttaatttacaaaaagaaaattaaaaaatattattttatctatacggtcaaaaaatttaaaattatgtGTAAAAAAATCAAATGACATATAAAAAAACTGAGAAAATAGAGTATTACAGTAGCACAAGATGCAAAATCATGTTTGAGTTCGTATACCTCACCAACGCTTAGATCCGGCTCTGCAATTTACGCTACGTTTCTTGACCAGGAACCCACCATTAACTACTTCATTTATGAATTTCATACTAATAGAAATACATGTCCTACCGAGACATAATTTGTAACTTGCTATTCTCCTGCCTAGTAGGCAAAGATTTACCTCCGTGGAAAGAATGATTCATTCGGATCGACATGAAAGTCCAACTACATTGCATTGCCAGAATCCATGTTGTATATTTGAAAGAGGTTGACCTCCTTGCTTCTCTCACGGTACAATCCTCTGTAAGGGCTTAGGATTAGGGGTAAGGGATACGGAACGGCTATAATTTTTTCGGTATACATGTTGACTTTTTCCATTATACCATAATTGAAACTGATATTATGTTATAGTAGTAGGACTGTAGTACTTGTAGAGATGCATAAAAGGCCCACCGGACTGGGTTTTGACTGGGCGTTAAAAAGCCCAGACTTTGACCGGACCGGGTTTTTCGGGCTTTAACTTTGACCGGgtcgggccgggccgggctttccAGAAATGTCAGAGTCCGTTTGGGCCCTCGAGCCGGGCCTAATCGGActttttttcgggccggatcggatcTGGCCGgacttttttctaatttaaatcggatcgagtattattagagattccgaagaatacatgtgttagcaactagatcatcgtaaaaatgtattagtttgcatggaatattttatgaaaacattacttcgttgaaaacatttaagttcggcaaaaaataaatatgtttatagaataatatgttttatcatatttttatgataacaatgatatcattgttatgataacaatgatattcAAATAttcataacaatgatatccaaatatatatattgtacttattatatcttctttcatgatttatgcaacgaagtatataaataatattattaatcacaaatatgtaaatatatatgtgtttaaaatattatttatatttatagtaaatgtgaatttataaatatataagaaaatatattagaataatcacATTATAACCGGGTtttttcgggcttttaatcgGGCCGAACCGTACCGTACCGAAgcccgggcttttaaccgggccgggccgggctttgcctaaaaatatagggcccgttGAGGCCCGAAGCCCGGGCTGGGACCGGACCAGGCTTAATCGAATTTTGACCGGATCGGACCGGGTCAGATTTTCGGGCCCGAATTTTTTATGCATATCTAAGTACCCGCAGTACTAGTAGAAGAAATTGCTTTATTTAGTACATGGTGAGCATTCCGAAGTAGTTGAATGAATATATTTGCAAGATACATTTAGAAGTTACCAAGAATAATACATTGTCGGCAGTGGctttcattttatatgaaaaactATTAAAATTACGGAAAATGCTATAAATCTTAAATTTTTACCCTAAAAATTTCCTAAATCTGATGTGTCACATAAATAAGTGGTAACCTTCCTAATAATAAAATGGGTCCCCGCATATATTAATATACGGCTACGAATTAAAATAAGCTATATATTAGCCACATTATTTGGTAAAATTTTCGGGGAAGATATTTGATAAACCTAACACTTACTCTAAAATTATATATAGATTTTGATTTATGGGTGTGACAGTATTACGAATTATCAGTGTCATGGACTCATGGCCCCACCTCCAGGTCAGGTACATCTACACAAGGATCAAAAGTGTTATACTAGAAATTTTTTTGCCGCAAAAACATAAAACAGCTGTTAAAATACAGGTCCAAAAAATTTCTTATATAATGTTTTAAGTTAAAATTGAGTACATTTTATTGAAATGTCGATCTAAAAATATAATAGTGATATCTTATGTCACTGTGATAATGTTTTCAAGTCTTATTTATAAGTAGAGGCGTAAACGAATTAAATTCGGACGAACTTTTAACGAATTCTCACAAAATCTTAACGAACCGAATATTGTTTGATAATTTATATCGGACAAAATTTCTTGTCCGAACTCGATTTCCATAATATTCGAACCGTACACAAATTGTTCGCGAATATATCGAACCGAACACGAACTGTTTGTGACATTATAAGTATttgaaaaaattaatattattagaAGTAAAAAATTGTATCAAActattatttaaatattctttcaccaataaaatattatttgaaataattataaaatataaatcacatatattattaataatatatatttaatttataattataatattataaatatattatttttttcgaACCGAACTCGAGCTTAACGAATAAACCAAACTCGAACTGAACTGAACTGAACACGAACCGAACTCGAGTCGAACACCTTAAAAgctcggttcggttcggtttggttCGTTAAGATTATTAGACAAAAAATGTTGTTCGAACTCGAGTTCAATAAATTTATCGGACGAGATTAACGAACTCGAACTTAAATAAATCGGACGAGTTTAACGAACAGCTCCGTTTGTTTACAACCCTATTTATAAGTCACATATCTCCTTGACTTGtcttatttttataataaattattattatgcACACTCTCTTTTCTCTATAATGTATGTCTTTTAACGATGAaagaaattttttaataataaaatataaaatgtcATAAGGTATAAggatataattttttataatatattttagtCTTGAACCAGGACATTATCAGATTTACTCTTAAAATATACAAGGATGGCCGGAAAACATAAACATGTGCTTAAATATACTAGGAGGGCGAGAGACGGTGAGTATTAAAATTTTATCCCAAATAACTTGTTTAACATCCGATCATAGCGATTTAAAATCTCTTCGAGAATTTATTTTAGTATTAAATGAAATGAAAATGTTGTAAATAGACACTTGATAAAAAAATATTGTAAATAGACTAGTAGAAGTCCTATGATACAACTTTAAAAAAATGGGCCAGgcttatttataatttctgaataGAACTTAGGAGTTAGGAATATTTATTCAGCCCAAGTATAGAACAAGGGCACCATATGGGCTTAACCCAATTTATAAAGGCACCGATGTTAATTGACATAGTAATAGTTTGGTATTTGGATATACAAGAATTATATTTGTGTACATGAATGTAAATTTATAATTGAATTTACAAATAAGTTTTAGTTGGAGTACCAGCGTGATTCGGCTATGCTAATGTAATTCGTGATTGTATTTGTgaatatattttgattttttgtattttttaGGAAGTGTAGATGAAtattgtttaattttttttaccaTTGCCTtgtattttttaatatatttttttaatattttaatatgttattTTTGTCTTGAAAAAAAAACATGTTACTTTTGTGTTTATTGAAGAAAGAATGAAGTTCAAAAATTCATgtcaaaatatttttaagtatttggcatgtgaaaaaatatttatgaaatattcaTGAGCAATGACTTACAAATCGTATTAATGAATTATAATTTTGGTACATTTTAATTGTTGTGCTTGTTATAAATGCAGGAGTTCATTATATAAAAAAGTATAAACCAATTAAAACAAgcaaaatttataaaattttgtgATACCCAAAGCACTAACACATAAAAACGGTAAAAGTTATACACATAAAAACAGTAAAAATTATACTCCCTCCCATTCCAACATATTCTTAGCAGGAAAATTTGCCCAATGTTTCTTCTCATGGTTAACTTTTACTCTTTTAAATTTTCACTGTCTTTCTTTCTAATATTGCTAATGGCACACAATTATATTTCATTAGCAATTATATTTGAATACATGAAGTCATGGACATGACTCCGCTAAATAAAAATGAATAACAGAGGGCAAAATTGTGATTAAAAAATCTCCTCAATACAAAAGCCTTCCCCTCAAAAATCTCCAAAAGAATACAGCTGATGGAATGTATAATAATAATCCGAATACGGATATGGATTATAGATGACTGCTGCAAGTAAAATAATCAAGCAATATATATAGAAAACAACATTCATAAGCTGGAAACAGGAATCTAAAGCAGAAGAGAAATAAGTAGGAATGCGTAGCCTAAGCTCCAAACCATGCTCTGCATTTTGTCCACTCCACTCTGCATTTTATTTCAACAAAATATATAGTCTGTTAGATATAATGCATAACACATCTAAATgcttaataaaattattttaaatgcAACTATTTTTTTTTGCCTCTTTGAAATACATTTCATATATGATTAATCGATGATGTAGCAATGTGCAAATGAGAACATACCGCATCAGTGGCAGATGGAACCAAGGCACCGCCTAAACTTGGGGTTGGAGCTGCAGTAGGTGATGCAGGAGGTGTTGTTAATGTTGGAAGTGGAGATGGAGAGGTGGGCTTGCTGCTTGGTGCTGGTGCTGATGCTGGAACTGCTGCTACTGGTGGAGGTGAAGTAGGTGCTGGAGGTGGAGTGGCAGCAACTGACGGTGGAGTAGTTGCTGGTGGTGTGGACACCGGGGGTGGTATGTTGGCTGGTGGTGGAGTAGTGGAGACTGGAGGAGCTGTGACAACAGGAGGAGGAGTTGATACTGGAGGAGTAGGGGTGGGTGGCGCTTGCGTGGTTGGTGGTGATTGAGGGGTGGGAGGAGCTTGGGTGGTTGGTGGTGATTGAGGGGTGGGAGGAGCTTGGGTGGTTGGTGGTGCTTGTGGGGTTGTTGGTGGTGTTTGAGGGGTGGGAGGTGCTTGGGTGGTTGGTGGGCTTTGGGGATTAGGCGGCGCTTGGGTGGTAGGGGGTGCTTGTGGGGTGGTTGGGGGAGATTGAGGGGTGGGTGGTGCTTGTGTGGTTGGGGGTGCTTGTACTGGTGTGGTCGGTGGTGATTGAGGCGTGGGTGGGGCTTGGGTGGTTGGTGGTGCTTGCGGGGTAGTAGGTGTGGGTGGTGCTTGGGTGGTAGGCGGTGTTTGTGTGGTTGGCGGGGAGGTGGTGGAAGGTGGAGAAGTGGTGGGAGATTGGGCGGAGGCAACAACAATGACAATGCAGATGAAACCTAAGAAAAATATAGGGTTATGAGAAACCATGTTTAAATTTCTTGTATTGTAGACTTGTAGTTTTGTTTTGTACTCTTTTCAACATGCAGGGAGTACAAGATCATGTAAGAAACTAGGCAAACACATGTAGTAATATATAGGACTCTCTGTTCAACCACTTTCATCAATTTCTTACACTTTTTTCCTGTGAAATTGATTTTATTTGTTGAATAATTTTGTTACTTTAAACTTAGTATTCCAAGGGCATAACACCTGTCTGTGCATGCATTACATGATGATGGAGACGACCAAATTACTTCAAGTGCTGGCCTGGGATCAGTTTGATGATATTTTAACTAACGTGAAAGGCAAGGACCCCTGCATGCATCATTAGATCTACCCACCCTTCAGGTTGATGTGGTGTCATCCATCCCAACAGCGGTTATAGGAGCTTGATTTCAACTTATTCTTGAAGCAAAAATCATGTTAATTTTGTGGAGCAAGTCGctattttttaaattttgtaaGGGCAAGATTCTATTTTTTTCGAAAACTTATTGATAAGAAAACGTGGACAATGACGATAACCGAGTGAGGCATCCTATACTGCTCACCTCCTCCAAGTCACCCCGGCCACTAAATATGTTTTTTTTAGAGGTTATTTGAGATTTTAATGGATcgttaataattcataaattttaatgaattttgtaaTTCATGTATTGTTAAAATTTCACATAAATTTGGATGTTGATTTTCTTAATTCTATGCAATTTTTGATGCATTTTGAAGAATTGATTTTGGTGGATTAAGTTAAATCTCATGAATTTTGTTAGATTGATTTactaatatttttttatttaataatagaataaatcaACTAATAACAATATtgtaaattaaaataaataaaagattcaaataacaagaccaactcattaaCAAGTAAAGAAAAGAGTGTAACTAATCACTCATATTCGTTATATGTTCCTCGCTCTCATCATACTAATTTTCACCATCTTCTTCATTTACTGCATTACGAGTTCTATCTTTCCACATAGAATTAGCGTTGTTATCTCTCCAAGTATTTGCTTCAGTCATTTGTTGTTGTCGGCTTGACATATTTAATTCAGGATTATCAGCTTCCTTCATATCCGAAGATTGGTCATCTTCTACTTCAACAGGGAGTGACATTTTTTCGAAAAAAATTATGCAAGCCAGCACAAGCTAATACCAACTCTGCTTGTACTTGATATGAAAATGGAGGTGCAACTTTAAATATCGTAAATCGAGATTTGAATATACCAAAAATTCTCTCGATCAC
Encoded here:
- the LOC141668259 gene encoding uncharacterized protein LOC141668259, with translation MVSHNPIFFLGFICIVIVVASAQSPTTSPPSTTSPPTTQTPPTTQAPPTPTTPQAPPTTQAPPTPQSPPTTPVQAPPTTQAPPTPQSPPTTPQAPPTTQAPPNPQSPPTTQAPPTPQTPPTTPQAPPTTQAPPTPQSPPTTQAPPTPQSPPTTQAPPTPTPPVSTPPPVVTAPPVSTTPPPANIPPPVSTPPATTPPSVAATPPPAPTSPPPVAAVPASAPAPSSKPTSPSPLPTLTTPPASPTAAPTPSLGGALVPSATDASGVDKMQSMVWSLGYAFLLISLLL